AGGAGGCCGGTCAGGAGGTAGAGGGGGTCCACGGCTCACCTCCTAAGGCGAAGACCGCCTCCCGGAAAGCCCGGGCGCGGTCCTTGTAGTCCTGGAACTGGTCAAAGCTGGCGGCGAGGGGGGCGAGGAGGACGCTCCCCTCCTCCAGGCGCCGCAGGGCTTCGGCCACGGCCCGCTCCATGGCCTTTCGCCCCTCCCGTTCCCCGATCACCACCACCTCCACCCCCTCCCCCAGGGAGGCCGCCATCTTGGGCCCATCCCGGCCTATGGCCAGGGCCACCCTTACCCGGGGAAGGAGGGGCCTCAGGGCCTCGAGGTCGGCCCCCTTGTCCTCCCCTCCCAGGATCCAGGCGATGGGGGCAGGGGCGGCCCTAAGGGCGGCGGCCACGGCGGCGGTGCGGGTGGCGATGGAATCGTCAATGAAGACCACCTTGCCCTTGCGGGCGAAGACCTGGAAGCGGTGGGGGGCCTCGGGGAGGGTCCGGAGGCTGGCCTCCAGGGCCTTTTCGTCCAGGGGCCGCCCTAGGAGGTCCAGGTAGGCCCGGGTGGCCTGGAGGGCGGCTTGGAGGTTGCTGGTCCGCGGGTCGTCCCCGGGGGAAAAGGGGTAGAGGCGGGCGGGGGAGGAGCGGGCCGCCTCCCTCACCTTGGGATCGGCCTCGTTGTAGACCAGGGCGTCCTCGGGGGTGAGGTTTTTCAACAGGTTCAGCTTGGCGGTGTGGTAGGCCTCCAGGCTCCCGTGCCGGTCCAGGTGGTCTACCCCCAGGTTGAGGAGGACCGCCACGCGGGGGCGGAAAGCGTGGACGCGCTCCAGCTGGAAGCTGGAAAGCTCGGCCACCGCCACCTCCGCGGCGTCCACCACCTCCACCAAGGGCGGGTCCACGTTGCCCCCCTCCAGGGCCTTGAGCCCCTGGCCCCTTAGGAGGTGGGCAGTGAAGAGCGTGGTGCTGGTCTTCCCCGCAGTGCCCGTGATGCCCAC
The sequence above is drawn from the Thermus islandicus DSM 21543 genome and encodes:
- a CDS encoding Mur ligase family protein gives rise to the protein MILVYGLGRSGLGVLRFLRRRGLSARFYDDRPQEREVAEAMALGFAPDWALEGSYREVVAAPGVPLGHPHLEALRKRGAWVLGEAELAFRLSPTPIVGITGTAGKTSTTLFTAHLLRGQGLKALEGGNVDPPLVEVVDAAEVAVAELSSFQLERVHAFRPRVAVLLNLGVDHLDRHGSLEAYHTAKLNLLKNLTPEDALVYNEADPKVREAARSSPARLYPFSPGDDPRTSNLQAALQATRAYLDLLGRPLDEKALEASLRTLPEAPHRFQVFARKGKVVFIDDSIATRTAAVAAALRAAPAPIAWILGGEDKGADLEALRPLLPRVRVALAIGRDGPKMAASLGEGVEVVVIGEREGRKAMERAVAEALRRLEEGSVLLAPLAASFDQFQDYKDRARAFREAVFALGGEPWTPSTS